The following are from one region of the Populus trichocarpa isolate Nisqually-1 chromosome 8, P.trichocarpa_v4.1, whole genome shotgun sequence genome:
- the LOC127905634 gene encoding uncharacterized protein LOC127905634: MPESAMASNPKTQTPKANTTPSTTKHPTNQHQNTQNTASPTSTRPTPPLGFWADKIRVTDSHTRCTLDPIPRKPVGSRLKMTKGLWDKPSAVWHRCLVGFFPGFKLPYSAMNSIAHRIWNRFDLEDVTSLANGFIMFRFKTEDDLQKVIENGPWMFGGKAIILQKWHSGFVFDMNKITKLPVWIRIYDLPFPLWTKEGLSEVASMVGQPLSCDELTLGCKRLDYARLCVEVDASLPFVHKFELEFSTTIREVHVNYEWKPKRCERCHVFGHSCQPSADKQVNSDASPSHQDKGNASPALDTCDKQVNGDASPSHQGKGNAITSPATNSDEMSSEDSDSSAETDTDSSDETDTDESASDSSAESQLKPSDLGDVKSITPPLSTNDHVRTSPLELPVCTTSKQMSLPSSSETSSSSRVPTIYLPKMTPSRALPPESLSAAQSVGCDDTGFTLVTRRKKKKDIPEMKTRAATHRVAPSFLPSS; encoded by the coding sequence ATGCCAGAATCTGCCATGGCTTCCAATCCGAAAACCCAAACACCCAAAGCCAACACCACCCCCTCAACCACTAAACATCCCACAAACCAACACCAAAACACCCAAAACACAGCCTCCCCAACCTCTACCCGACCCACTCCCCCCTTGGGTTTTTGGGCTGATAAGATAAGAGTTACCGACTCTCACACTCGATGCACTCTTGACCCCATCCCTCGTAAGCCGGTTGGCTCTCGTCTTAAAATGACTAAGGGATTATGGGATAAACCTTCTGCGGTGTGGCATCGTTGCCTAGTAggtttttttcctggttttaaGCTTCCTTATTCTGCTATGAATTCAATTGCTCACAGGATATGGAACAGGTTCGACCTTGAGGATGTGACATCCTTGGCCAATGGGTTTATAATGTTTCGTTTCAAAACAGAAGATGACCTACAAAAGGTCATTGAAAATGGTCCTTGGATGTTTGGCGGGAAAGCCATTATTCTTCAGAAATGGCATTCTGGGTTTGTCTTCGACATGAACAAGATCACCAAACTTCCAGTATGGATTCGGATATATGATCTACCTTTTCCTTTATGGACAAAGGAGGGTTTAAGTGAGGTAGCCAGTATGGTGGGCCAACCACTCTCTTGTGATGAGTTGACACTTGGATGTAAGCGCTTAGACTACGCGCGGTTGTGTGTGGAGGTAGATGCATCTCTACCATTTGTCCACAAATTTGAACTTGAGTTTTCCACTACTATCAGAGAAGTTCATGTGAACTATGAATGGAAGCCGAAGAGATGTGAAAGGTGCCATGTTTTTGGTCACTCATGTCAGCCTTCAGCTGATAAGCAGGTTAACAGTGATGCCTCTCCTAGTCATCAGGATAAAGGTAATGCCTCACCTGCCTTAGACACATGTGATAAACAGGTTAACGGTGATGCCTCTCCTAGTCATCAGGGTAAAGGTAATGCCATTACCTCCCCCGCCACAAACTCAGATGAGATGTCCTCTGAAGACTCAGATTCCTCAGCTGAGACAGATACAGATTCCTCAGACGAGACAGACACAGATGAGTCAGCCTCTGATTCCTCAGCTGAGAGTCAGCTGAAGCCATCTGATCTTGGTGATGTTAAATCGATAACTCCTCCACTGTCGACAAACGACCATGTTAGGACATCACCACTAGAATTGCCTGTGTGCACTACTAGTAAGCAAATGTCTTTGCCATCATCTTCTGAAACCAGTTCTTCATCTAGGGTACCTACCATATATTTACCTAAGATGACACCTTCTCGAGCACTTCCTCCAGAATCTCTATCTGCTGCACAATCTGTTGGATGTGATGACACTGGATTTACACTTGTTACtaggaggaaaaagaagaaggatataCCCGAGATGAAAACTCGGGCAGCGACTCATCGTGTGGCACCATCTTTTTTACCTTCCAGTTGA